In Plasmodium reichenowi strain SY57 chromosome 5, whole genome shotgun sequence, the following proteins share a genomic window:
- a CDS encoding putative membrane protein (conserved Plasmodium membrane protein, unknown function) produces the protein MLSRMLYNSNKIISLKTKQKKNLKNEKILKINFCSTNKESAIKDDYLVYPKGKKKNKNEINGKFIQLKNSDNNAKFALNGLLKTNSWPKKKFSKNKNELYMLQCRNNKDKNKVEKNINFHDLNVIITKKVNNMQNINEVYKYIFYNKDILVPLNYVVCIYKIYKLIKKYKYNIINHNLFINNHISNISSEHLINISNVYEINDYYQIYENLHRREKRKKQRNDIHLNKNINEYNLEYTYDNIKRINKKNINVDNYSVINSFALDYKNDILQYVLDKINKNHFIKKLTYRHLSNLLFSLINIKYYNISTYLLYIKHINNMYKHLSSQSISNIIYAYSLLFNFYSIDFTINYYNYVYKYYLFDDVKKIYLQKDILNLMFLLLSRCMCIHVIKSFNINYNCNYCLDYFYEGNLSIYDEYKLKEKNSTTKNTNDLKNNVNDNIEDNTDDNIDHNIDHNIDHNIDHNIDHNIEHNIDHNIEHYNNNNNKKKHNPYGKNKYNQLHKSKNTKIFQEFFVFLWSMSKLKINNIYIDLLYHIIYENRKYIYKKLNEKDICNLIQSMSIYYPIKKLSRYYPENINYKIKIKKDECFLYDYDNFLKNTLLLTIFHIEKYNYHHYSIILKSIQILQNFILLNNDKKENKNSLCSDHSFDFHDTKNGNTNMRNNNNINNNNNNKNHYDEIIKNNFLLDHQDVSTYIEDSVHENNDFENEDLYLKNNNYLDIKLNGYNSGEYTTEELHKNYNNDKAYTPLEINNEMYLHNNLKQHDEVNIISTEKMNITNNVFFINKSTTPLLIPHILNNPKMNIIKNILKKLTHMIINNLIIKLEKENESVWKNINYSKYISNLNLQYLSIYLYNLCHMNNYYIKEQTKIHMINIIIPILEKQINSLLVFDKKLMNMNKNEDITLQKVYYDHLVCLSNINYSLNKCNIINESIIINSSLYFYKLYRIFFEIHKCNSKACSGFEDSFFNYIDKINERILSIHNWTASHTNIGYIPLLTLTNYNYLYIIYKNQINNFKSKNNIFRLLKKVLLPITLYNNIVLNQLRLILKLFINYFMCNLNVQIDNIVYDDHYDILKCIYSMSIIITNILHNMNIKYNYNLNENIIDKQIEKIYFNYTQYYIYIAINIITNYFYTLYSTNIRNIHNLILKNYNQDVFMKFYTVYLFIKHYGHLNLVYNRTLTKKFLRIEELAKNEFFYFENFLSNLTESGNNNIPCSNILNKYNSNSFVNENTFEQNVENIMKKKNINEYKDDSENKKIDIKLNQNEYCENVHVCMQKISDDRKYKEHLKAYINNINNKNNIEKENFDIFILLQKGNISLNEHRMDKNIILFLKHRKNLCFQKIFNENIHNAIKTIEEHIMVMFKNIESSKSHMKLYEYIKNIIDKKHNKGYNKVKLKNEFIINKKDLKFVVDIYDENTNTIFEIDGVSHFTKQYTLIKNNNPNNFKYFYNYKSYYIFKHILLSKYYKIVHLPLYDNKLCKNIIYNYYHNE, from the exons ATGTTATCGAGGatgttatataattcaaacaaaattataagcctcaaaacaaaacaaaaaaaaaatttgaaaaatgaaaaaatacTTAAGATAAATTTCTGTTCAACAAATAAAGAGAGTGCTATAAAAGATGATTATTTGGTCTATCCGAAAggtaaaaagaaaaacaaaaatgaGATTAATGGAAAATTTATccaattaaaaaattcgGACAACAATGCCAA ATTTGCTTTAAATGGGTTGCTTAAAACCAACAGCTGGCCAAAAAAGAAATTCTcgaaaaataaaaatgaattgTACATGCTACAATGCAGAAATAACAAAGATAAAAACAAGgttgaaaaaaatataaacttTCATGATTTGAATGTAATTATTACTAAAAAAGTTAATAATATGCagaatataaatgaagtgtataaatatattttttataataaagatatattagTTCCCTTAAATTATGTcgtatgtatttataaaatttataaattaattaagaaatataaatataatattataaatcataatctttttataaataacCATATAAGCAATATAAGTAGTGAacatttaattaatatttcaaatgtttatgaaattaatgattattatcaaatatatgaaaatcTACATAGaagagaaaaaagaaagaaacaaagaaatgatatacatttaaataagaatattaaTGAGTATAATTTAGAATATActtatgataatattaaaagaattaacaagaaaaatataaatgttgACAATTATTCTGTTATTAATAGTTTTGCTTTagattataaaaatgatatattacaatatgtattagataaaataaataaaaatcattttattaaaaaattaacataTAGACATTTATCCAATTTGTTGTTTTCTCTAatcaatataaaatattataatatcaGTACAtacttattatatataaaacatataaataatatgtataaacACCTTTCTTCACAATCTATTTCAAATATCATATATGCTTATTCAttactttttaatttttattctatCGATTTTACTATAAactattataattatgtctataaatattatttattcgATGAtgtaaagaaaatatatttacaaaaagatatattaaaccTTATGTTTCTTCTACTTAGTAGATGCATGTGTATACATGTTATCAAATCGTTTAacattaattataattgtAACTATTGTCTggattatttttatgaagGAAATTTATCCATATATGACGAATACAAActaaaggaaaaaaatagcACAACAAAAAATACGAATgatttgaaaaataatgttaatgataatattgaAGATAATACtgatgataatattgaCCATAATATTGACCATAATATTGACCATAATATTGACCATAATATTGACCATAATATTGAACATAATATTGACCATAATATTGaacattataataataataataataagaagaaGCATAATCCATATGGTAAGAATAAATACAACCAGTTAcataaaagtaaaaatacaaaaatttttcaagaattttttgttttcttaTGGAGTATGTCAAAATTgaaaattaataatatatacatcgatctattatatcatataatttatgaaaatagaaaatatatttataaaaaattaaacgAAAAGGATATATGTAATTTAATACAATCCATGAGTATATATTATccaattaaaaaattaagtCGATATTATCcagaaaatataaattataaaataaaaataaaaaaagatgaatgctttttatatgattatgataattttttaaaaaatacattacTTCTAACTATTTTTcatatagaaaaatataattatcatcattattcTATAATTCTTAAAAGTATACAGATATTGCAAAActttattcttttaaacaatgacaaaaaagaaaataagaACTCATTATGTTCAGATCATTCATTTGATTTTCATGATACCAAAAATGGAAACACAAATATGaggaataataataatattaataataataataataataaaaatcattatgatgaaattattaaaaataattttttgttagACCATCAAGATGTTTCTACATATATTGAAGATAGTGTacatgaaaataatgatttCGAAAATGAAGActtatatttaaagaataacaattatttagatattaaattaaatggGTATAATTCTGGTGAATACACAACTGAAGAATTACAtaagaattataataatgataaagCGTATACACCTttagaaataaataatgaaatgtATCTTCATAATAATCTAAAACAACACGATGAggtaaatattatatcaactgaaaaaatgaatataacAAACAAtgttttctttattaataaatctACCACTCCTCTTTTAATTCctcatatattaaataacCCCAAGATGAacataattaaaaatatattaaaaaagttAACACATATGATCATcaataatttaataataaaattagaaaaggaaaatgaAAGCGTATGGAAAAATATCAACTAttctaaatatatttcaaattTAAACTTACAGTATCTAtccatatatttatacaatttatgtcatatgaataattactatataaaagaacaaacaaaaattcatatgataaatattatcattcCCATATTAGAAAAGCAAATTAACTCTTTATTAGTTTTTGATAAGAAGCTAAtgaatatgaataaaaatgagGATATAACTTTACAAAAAGTCTATTATGATCATTTAGTTTGTTTAagtaatattaattattcattaaataaatgtaatataattaatgaatccattattatcaattcttcgttatatttttataaattatatcgaattttttttgaaatacATAAATGTAATTCGAAAGCATGTTCTGGTTTTGAAGACtccttttttaattacattgataaaataaacgAAAGGATATTATCAATTCATAATTGGACAGCTTCACATACAAATATTGGATATATACCCCTGTTGACCCtaacaaattataattatttgtatattatatataaaaaccaaattaataattttaaatcgaaaaataatatattccGTTTGTTAAAAAAAGTGTTATTGCCTATAACATTGTATAACAATATTGTATTAAATCAATTACGCTTAATTTTAAaactttttataaattattttatgtgCAATTTAAATGTACAAATAGATAATATTGTTTATGATGATCATTATGATATACtaaaatgtatatacaGCATGTCTATAATAAtcacaaatatattacataatatgaatataaaatataattacaacttaaatgaaaatataattgataaacaaattgaaaaaatatattttaattacacacaatattatatatatattgctattaacattataacaaattatttttatactttatatagtacaaatataagaaatatacataacttaattttaaaaaattataatcaGGATGTTTTCATGAAATTTTATACagtatatttattcataaaaCATTATGGCCATTTAAATCTTGTCTATAATAGAACATTgacaaaaaaatttttaagaATTGAGGAGCTAGCCAAAAATGagtttttttattttgaaaattttCTATCCAACCTGACCGAGTCaggtaataataatattccctgttctaatatattaaataaatataattcaaatTCTTTTGTAAATGAAAATACGTTTGAACAAAATgttgaaaatataatgaaaaaaaaaaatataaatgagTATAAGGATGATAGTGAAAATAAGAAGATAGATATTAAACTAAATCAAAATGAATATTGTGAAAACGTACATGTATGTATGCAGAAAATATCAGATgatagaaaatataaagaacaTCTGAAagcatatataaataatattaataataaaaataatatagagaaagaaaatttcgatattttcattttattacaaAAGGGTAATATCAGTCTGAATGAACATAGAAtggataaaaatattatactatttttaaaacatagaaaaaatttatgctttcaaaaaatattcaatgaaaatattcataatgCAATAAAAACTATTGAGGAACATATCATGGTGatgtttaaaaatatagaaagTTCAAAATCGCATAtgaaattatatgaatatataaaaaatattatagataagaaacataataaagggtataataaagtaaaattgaaaaatgagtttataattaataaaaaggatttaaaatttgtagttgatatttatgatgaaaataCAAATACTATATTTGAAATTGATGGAGTTAGTCATTTCACAAAACAGTACAcattaattaaaaataataatccgaataattttaaatatttttataattataaatcttattatatttttaaacatatattattaagtaaatattataaaattgttCATTTACctttatatgataataaactttgtaaaaatattatttataattactATCATAATGAAtga